From one Perca flavescens isolate YP-PL-M2 chromosome 4, PFLA_1.0, whole genome shotgun sequence genomic stretch:
- the LOC114553695 gene encoding SH3 and cysteine-rich domain-containing protein 3, with protein LPNDDRLDDKGSVDIHANPPLPENVMKEEDNTVYFIYDEEVEDEDKEEPPPAEPIKPVNDRPHKFKDHYCKKPKFCDVCARMIVLNNKFALRCKNCKTSIHHQCHSYVEFQRCFGKIPPGFRRAYSSPLYSSQPNSTVSQLLPFSQSNRTDPVFETLRVGVIMANKERKKGSEDKKNMMMTEDDESQPKQEDEGGEGANTEGAKRGDKAPVDDKSKKLQSGKIGVFSQSHYYLALYRFKAIEKDDLDVHAGDRITVIDDSNEEWWRGKIGERTGFIPANYIIRVRAGEGVYKVTRSFVGNREMGQITLKKDQIVVKKGEEVNGYLKVSTGRKLGFFPANLLQEI; from the exons CTACCCAATGATGACAGGTTGGATGACAAGGGCTCTGTGGATATTCATGCCAACCCCCCTCTCCCTGAGAATGTGATGAAAGAGGAGGACAACACG GTATATTTCATCTATGACGAGGAGGTAGAGGACGAAGACAAAGAGGAACCTCCTCCTGCAGAGCCCATCAAACCAGTCAACGACAGACCTCACAAGTTCAAGGACCACTACTGCAAGAAACCAAAGTTTTGTGACGTCTGCGCACGCATGATAGTTT TAAACAATAAGTTTGCATTGCGATGTAAGAACTGCAAAACCAGCATCCACCACCAGTGTCATTCCTACGTGGAGTTCCAGAGGTGTTTTGGCAAAATT CCTCCAGGATTCAGAAGAGCCTACAGTTCACCTCTCTACAGCAGTCAGCCAAATTCCACAGTCTCACAGCTGCTGCCCTTTT CACAGTCAAACCGTACCGACCCTGTGTTTGAGACGCTGCGTGTTGGTGTGATCATGGCCAACAAGGAGCGTAAAAAAGGGTCAGAGGACAAGAAGAAT ATGATGATGACAGAGGATGATGAGTCCCAGCCCAAACAGGAGGATGAAGGAGGTGAAGGAG CAAACACAGAAGGAGccaagagaggagacaaggcTCCTGTTGATGACAAG AGTAAAAAGCTTCAGTCAGGAAAGATCGGCGTGTTCAGTCAGTCTCACTACTATCTGGCTCTGTACCGCTTCAAAGCCATCGAGAAAGATGATCTGGATGTTCA TGCTGGTGACCGCATCACGGTGATAGATGACTCCAATGAGGAATGGTGGAGG GGGAAGATCGGAGAGAGAACGGGCTTCATACCTGCCAACTACATCATCCGAGTGCGAGCAGGAGAGGGGGTGTACAAGGTGACACGCTCCTTCGTTGGCAACAGAGAGATGGGCCAAATCACTCTGAAGAAAGACCAG ATTGTAGTGAAGAAGGGTGAGGAGGTAAACGGCTACCTAAAGGTCAGTACAGGACGGAAGCTCGGCTTCTTCCCCGCCAACCTCCTGCAGGAGATCTGA
- the LOC114554581 gene encoding uncharacterized protein LOC114554581 gives MSQQKENINAKQSPLDPDKMENEAEHFKNRETDSTSRPSSRESEKTVSSVIDEIASIIVSDTLDRTSCNINELMQSISWWEAEERSKSETDNDEDKSSADCRINQKVKRHLKRFFGLRRIFAEHKGETLKDTKEDLVIEMDSTQAPSGQDGHHVPINVSTQKFCNSDRTVEKSACTHGRKVIKRMKSALKRHFKLKKKAAEQNLDGSPYPEDLRSDHLEGEHEDVIVEETINISSTLSLTGSSQPEEHYEVRSEVMEETLVTHTVLTPGRSEAEQKDEIAGSASINLTSKDTYLREVPIYMEMDAPSCPEEASPTASICSNEDIKVAEEADLISDPVELVEHEDVTPEAKTVPLTLSPTGSSRHADEEVGSASSESRSKDSNLTKPGSAGGCESKIFKKMNSAWNTFFRSKPSEKVQLTTGQDLDDAVELESKNIKAKSVSPCPEEASTTGSRRSSEDNKAAEESGLTSVPLELVDVADKDVTPESAMDELMKDNLVTDMDGTPGPFLVLPGAEHADELVGSASSESSSKDTNLTQPGTPFSEKGPFMEMDAPSKEDDKKVCEIVTQKSCNSVSSDEKSAGGHESKIFKKMNYAWNTFFRSKPSEKVQLTTGQDLDDAVELESCDSKSGFPCPDEMSPTASIHSCEDNKVAEESGLTSVPLELVDVADKDVIPQEKEDVASKLSTLSSLPPDSTPGPSQQDRHPEGCELIGLKNVFYTIIKGFFDSLTEEERREISKGVYNTDVKDKLAHNCAEVLRLVIETITDILSQAMNQFAQPHATLTRRSPTSSQACGAVGQNFVFTDNLQQSLKTTFGEAYCEVIGTDTSISITPKFMEAIMRAITDEVNSVLSETIQASLSGESSHVRSDTCCKFSSYRASKKMLVIRAIKSLLTHFETQKHSDCESKDDRLTVEHTVKVHEKKSPWWSCFRKLLKKKVHPVSDEQMDEAVRLSPNKLSSGHRLSSSPQATSSICSKCSSKLNSTPLEVVEYVEKDATSGDTGNTPPSDYIGCYPTACLEDTVMTQKHSDCESKDDRLTDEHTVKVHEKKSPWWSCFRKLLKTKVHPVSDEQMDEVVRLSPNKLSSGHRLSSSPRATSSICSKRSSEQNSTPVEVVDYVTEDEDFTAEDTGNTAPSHSIGWFPTACLEDEVIVSENQESPPLTTTQTEVRSSSRRQFGDSGDGKSDVGTEQGVTAASHTEANETQAKKSTRICPYCQRKMDDDPTASAQDQAVHTKRSSLPKRIWLFCCRQNCDSMRDLPT, from the exons ATGTCTCAACAGAAAGAG AATATAAATGCCAAACAAAGCCCTCTGGATCCAGATAAAATGGAGAATGAGGCAGAACATTTcaaaaacagagagacagattctACCTCCAGACCCTCCAGCAGGGAAAGCGAGAAGACGGTCTCCTCAGTAATCGATGAAATAGCCAGCATAATCGTCTCAGATACACTGGATCGGACTTCTTGCAATATCAACGAACTGATGCAGTCTATCTCCTGGTGGGAGGCTGAGGAACGCTCTAAGTCAGAGACTGATAATGATGAGGATAAATCATCAGCAGATTGTCGCATCAACCAAAAGGTGAAGCGgcatttaaaaaggttttttggCCTCCGCCGAATATTTGCAGAGCACAAAGGAGAGACACTGAAAGACACAAAGGAAGACCTGGTCATTGAGATGGATTCAACACAGGCACCATCAGGACAAGACGGACATCATGTACCCATAAATGTCAGCACACAAAAGTTTTGTAATTCTGACAGGACAGTTGAGAAATCTGCATGCACACATGGCAGAAAGGTCATTAAGAGGATGAAGTCTGCATTGAAGCGCCActtcaaattgaaaaaaaaggcAGCAGAACAGAATTTGGATGGTTCTCCATATCCTGAAGACCTAAGATCTGACCATCTGGAGGGGGAGCACGAGGATGTCATAGTAGAGGAGACCATAAATATTTCCTCAACGTTGTCACTCACCGGCTCATCCCAGCCAGAGGAGCATTATGAAGTGAGGTCTGAAGTTATGGAAGAAACCCTTGTCACACACACGGTTTTAACACCAGGACGCTCAGAAGCAGAACAAAAAGATGAGATCGCCGGGTCAGCCAGCATTAACTTGACATCTAAAGACACTTATCTGAGAGAGGTGCCTATCTATATGGAGATGGATGCACCCTCATGTCCTGAAGAGGCGTCTCCCACTGCCTCAATCTGCTCCAATGAGGACATCAAGGTTGCTGAGGAAGCAGACCTGATCTCTGACCCTGTGGAACTGGTGGAGCATGAGGATGTCACACCAGAGGCCAAAACAGTTCCCTTAACTTTGTCACCCACTGGCTCATCTCGACATGCAGATGAGGAAGTCGGGTCGGCCAGCAGTGAGTCGAGATCTAAAGACAGTAATCTGACAAAACCAGGATCTGCAGGTGGATGTGAAAGCAAGATCTTTAAGAAGATGAACTCTGCATGGAATACCTTCTTCAGATCGAAACCAAGTGAAAAGGTCCAGCTGACAACAGGACAGGATTTGGATGATGCTGTGGAGttagaaagcaaaaatatcaaAGCAAAATCTGTCTCTCCTTGTCCTGAAGAGGCATCTACTACTGGCTCAAGACGCTCCAGTGAGGACAACAAGGCTGCTGAGGAATCAGGCCTGACCTCTGTCCCTCTGGAACTGGTGGACGTGGCAGATAAGGATGTCACACCAGAGAGTGCCATGGACGAATTGATGAAGGACAACTTGGTCACAGACATGGATGGAACACCAGGACCTTTCCTGGTCTTACCAGGAGCAGAACATGCAGATGAGCTCGTCGGTTCGGCCAGCAGTGAGTCGAGTTCTAAAGACACTAATCTGACACAACCAGGAACTCCGTTTTCTGAAAAAGGGCCCTTCATGGAGATGGATGCACCCTCAAAGGAGGACGATAAAAAAGTCTGTGAGATTGTGACACAGAAGTCTTGTAATTCTGTCAGTTCAGATGAGAAATCTGCAGGTGGACATGAAAGCAAGATCTTTAAGAAGATGAACTATGCATGGAATACCTTCTTCAGATCGAAACCAAGTGAAAAGGTCCAGCTGACAACAGGACAGGATTTGGATGATGCTGTGGAGTTAGAAAGCTGTGACTCAAAATCTGGCTTTCCATGTCCAGACGAGATGTCTCCCACTGCCTCAATACACTCATGTGAGGACAACAAGGTTGCTGAGGAATCAGGCCTGACCTCTGTCCCTCTGGAACTGGTGGACGTGGCAGATAAGGATGTCATACCACAAGAGAAAGAAGATGTTGCCTCAAAACTATCCACCCTCAGCTCATTACCACCAGACTCAACCCCAGGACCTTCACAACAGGACAGACATCCTGAGGGTTGTGAGCTCATTGGCCTGAAAAACGTCTTCTACACCATAATCAAGGGATTCTTTGACAGCCTCACTGAAGA gGAGCGAAGAGAAATAAGCAAAGGTGTTTATAACACTGATGTGAAGGACAAGCTGGCTCACAACTGTGCGGAGGTGCTGAGGCTCGTCATAGAGACCATCACTGATATTCTATCACAGGCCATGAATCAGTTTGCTCAGCCGCATGCTACCTTGACCAGGAGGAGTCCCACCTCTTCCCAGGCATGCGGGGCAGTTGGCCAGAACTTTGTTTTCACCGACAACCTCCAGCAGAGTTTGAAAACCACTTTCGGCGAGGCTTACTGTGAAGTGATCGGTACAGACACATCTATTAGCATCACACCCAAATTCATGGAGGCCATCATGAGAGCGATCACTGATGAGGTCAACTCAGTTCTGTCAGAAACCATACAAGCCTCACTGAGTGGAGAATCCTCTCATGTCCGTTCTGATACCTGCTGCAAGTTCTCAAGTTACAGAGCAAGCAAAAAGATGTTGGTAATCCGGGCAATAAAATCCCTCCTTACACATTTTGAGACGCAGAAACATTCAGATTGTGAGAGTAAAGATGACCGATTGACGGTTGAACATACTGTTAAAGTCCACGAGAAGAAGTCGCCGTGGTGGAGCTGTTTTCGTAAACTACTGAAGAAGAAGGTCCACCCGGTTTCAGATGAACAAATGGACGAGGCTGTCAGGTTGTCACCAAATAAACTGTCATCTGGACACAGACTCTCCTCATCTCCTCAAGCCACATCCAGCATCTGCTCGAAGTGTTCCAGTAAACTGAACTCCACCCCTCTGGAGGTAGTTGAATATGTAGAAAAGGATGCCACATCAGGAGATACTGGAAACACCCCACCTTCAGACTACATTGGCTGTTATCCAACAGCTTGCCTGGAGGACACAGTTATGACACAGAAACATTCAGATTGTGAGAGTAAAGATGACCGATTGACAGATGAACATACCGTCAAAGTCCACGAGAAGAAGTCGCCGTGGTGGAGCTGTTTTCGTAAACTACTGAAGACAAAGGTCCACCCGGTTTCAGATGAACAAATGGACGAGGTTGTTAGGTTGTCACCAAATAAACTGTCATCTGGACACAGACTCTCCTCATCTCCTCGAGCCACATCCAGCATCTGCTCGAAGCGATCCAGTGAGCAGAACTCCACCCCTGTGGAGGTAGTTGATTATGTAACAGAGGATGAGGATTTCACAGCAGAAGATACTGGAAACACCGCACCTTCACACTCCATCGGCTGGTTTCCAACAGCTTGCCTGGAGGATGAGGTCATTGTTTCAGAAAACCAAGAAAGCCCACCCCTAACCACAACTCAGACCGAGGTGAGAAGTTCTTCTCGTCGTCAGTTTGGTGACTCTGGCGATGGGAAAAGTGATGTTGGGACAGAGCAGGGTGTCACGGCAGCTTCTCACACTGAAGCCAATGAGACCCAGGCTAAGAAGAGCACCAGAATCTGCCCGTATTGCCAG CGCAAGATGGACGACGATCCGACGGCTTCAGCTCAGGATCAGGCTGTCCACACAAAAAGGTCATCTCTGCCGAAGAGAATCTGGCTGTTCTGCTGCCGTCAGAACTGTGATTCCATGAGAGACCTCCCCACTTAA